The Enterococcus sp. 7F3_DIV0205 genome has a window encoding:
- a CDS encoding DEAD/DEAH box helicase, with protein sequence MKWSIPERIVERGREYMKEGRVLSVVQDPERKIWHAEVLGNELYRIQLDGTAKENDICECPYWKDHGYCKHTVAVELYLRQKGTSRIIKADQPVQFEKRALSISEMFTKGFAKLNQSEEKNKITPLTVEYIVDVIETNSYYPELAVLGVSLRLGNQGVKPKTYIIKNIGEFFQSFQKEGTFLINKQHHFDLMKEAFSIENQELLEQLAAIYQTSQLLGANGVQVKGKMDKRYLVLPIDQGRVLLEKMSRLPHFQLNDEGQKYRHLSFVAGSLPIFFDISKQKDNQYKLVIDDQITTFLSHYQWGFSKDQVYIFSQEQEAIYTTLLQLLKRVEKPEIIYEKSELSDLFGGVIPLLKKLGTVNVSTEVAQEVVYHQLEAIFIFRKIKGMIKVRVDFTYGEVIFSTDQEHSVSSGANQEVVRDGKKEQEILEQLTAFGYQKVTDGYEKPLPAGERLYYFFKAEVPTFRRLGEVRMGKKLRELYLDAAHHQPLIEVSDSDSWLDVRFDITGIAEQEIDAVLASLLRNDRFYTLETGEVLSLDSEEFQQTSEVLTMLRNNMKNVQGTIQVPRNQGLMIENMLENNTRAHFSDSFKEMVSNLTHPEKFEAQLPEKIQATLRSYQIDGFKWLKMLSYYQFGGILADEMGLGKTLQTITYLLSEKEEQKQTGAALIVAPASLIYNWAAELKKFAPDLQAEVVAGNKLEREKLANQENLDVLITSYASLRQDIDMYQALNLGYLILDEAQMVKNSGTKTAQALKSLKVPQRFALSGTPIENNLDELWSIFQMIIPGLFPSKTLFRSMKPEEIAKMIQPFILRRDKKTVLADLPDKIESNLYSVLTEEQKTVYLAYLKQMQEDVSQMDQDAFKKNRLSILAGLTRLRQICCDPSLFIDDYTGGSGKLEQVKDLLVAAKENNRRVLLFSQFTSMLSIIEKELNELELSTFYLRGSTKPKERMAMADAFNAGEKDVFLISLKAGGTGLNLTGADTVILYDLWWNPAVEEQAAGRAHRIGQKNVVEVWRMIAEGTVEEKMDSLQQEKRELFQKVIQGNEEQLAKMTEDDIRMILSIGE encoded by the coding sequence ATGAAGTGGAGTATACCAGAACGAATCGTTGAGCGCGGTAGGGAATATATGAAAGAAGGCAGAGTTTTGTCAGTCGTGCAAGATCCTGAGAGAAAAATTTGGCATGCAGAAGTGCTAGGGAATGAACTTTATCGCATACAATTAGATGGAACTGCAAAAGAAAACGATATTTGTGAATGCCCATATTGGAAAGATCATGGCTATTGTAAGCATACAGTTGCAGTTGAATTGTATTTACGTCAAAAAGGAACTTCCCGAATCATAAAAGCAGACCAACCAGTCCAGTTTGAAAAACGAGCATTGTCTATTTCAGAGATGTTTACCAAAGGATTCGCTAAATTAAATCAATCTGAAGAAAAAAATAAGATCACGCCATTGACTGTTGAATATATCGTTGACGTTATAGAAACAAACAGTTATTATCCTGAGTTAGCTGTTTTAGGCGTTTCATTACGTCTCGGAAATCAAGGGGTCAAACCTAAAACTTATATTATTAAAAATATTGGTGAGTTCTTTCAGTCATTCCAAAAAGAAGGTACTTTCTTGATCAATAAACAGCATCACTTTGACTTAATGAAAGAAGCTTTTTCAATTGAAAATCAAGAATTATTAGAACAGTTGGCTGCAATTTATCAAACAAGTCAATTATTAGGCGCTAATGGGGTGCAAGTCAAAGGAAAAATGGACAAAAGGTATCTTGTTTTACCAATCGATCAAGGACGAGTGTTACTTGAAAAGATGAGTAGACTTCCTCATTTTCAACTAAACGATGAAGGGCAAAAGTATCGTCATCTTTCCTTTGTAGCGGGATCATTACCAATCTTTTTTGATATAAGTAAACAAAAAGATAATCAGTATAAGCTGGTGATCGATGACCAGATAACAACCTTTTTATCCCACTATCAGTGGGGATTCAGTAAAGATCAAGTCTATATTTTTTCACAGGAACAAGAAGCAATCTACACAACGTTATTACAGTTACTAAAACGAGTTGAAAAGCCTGAGATCATTTATGAAAAATCTGAGTTATCTGATCTATTTGGCGGGGTCATTCCCTTATTGAAAAAATTAGGAACAGTGAATGTCAGTACAGAAGTTGCTCAAGAAGTGGTCTATCATCAATTAGAAGCAATCTTTATTTTTCGGAAAATCAAAGGAATGATCAAAGTTCGTGTCGACTTTACTTATGGAGAAGTAATTTTTTCAACGGATCAAGAGCATTCAGTATCCTCTGGTGCCAATCAAGAAGTCGTTCGTGACGGTAAAAAAGAACAAGAAATTTTAGAGCAATTAACCGCGTTTGGTTATCAAAAAGTCACTGACGGATATGAAAAACCGCTACCTGCTGGTGAGCGTTTGTATTACTTTTTTAAAGCGGAAGTTCCGACATTCAGACGTCTAGGTGAAGTTCGAATGGGGAAAAAACTACGAGAACTCTATTTGGATGCTGCACATCATCAACCTCTGATCGAAGTGTCCGACTCTGATTCTTGGTTGGATGTACGTTTTGATATAACAGGTATAGCCGAACAGGAAATTGATGCTGTTTTGGCTAGTCTATTACGTAACGACCGTTTTTATACTTTGGAGACAGGAGAAGTTTTATCCCTAGACTCAGAAGAGTTTCAACAGACAAGTGAAGTTCTGACGATGTTGAGGAATAATATGAAAAACGTTCAGGGCACAATTCAAGTCCCGAGAAACCAAGGGTTAATGATCGAAAATATGCTGGAAAACAATACACGGGCTCATTTTTCGGATTCTTTTAAAGAAATGGTTTCAAATCTGACCCATCCAGAAAAATTTGAAGCACAATTACCTGAAAAAATCCAAGCAACGCTTAGAAGCTATCAAATCGATGGATTTAAATGGTTAAAAATGCTTAGCTATTATCAATTTGGCGGTATTTTAGCAGATGAAATGGGACTTGGAAAAACGCTTCAGACGATTACTTATTTATTATCTGAAAAAGAAGAACAAAAACAAACAGGAGCAGCGTTGATCGTTGCACCAGCTAGTTTGATTTATAACTGGGCAGCGGAATTGAAGAAATTTGCTCCAGATTTACAAGCCGAAGTCGTAGCTGGAAACAAATTAGAACGAGAAAAGCTTGCTAATCAAGAGAATTTAGATGTGTTGATTACATCATATGCTAGTCTTAGACAAGATATTGATATGTATCAAGCCTTGAATTTAGGCTACTTGATTTTAGATGAAGCACAAATGGTGAAAAATAGCGGAACGAAAACAGCACAAGCTTTAAAAAGTTTGAAGGTTCCTCAACGTTTTGCTCTAAGCGGTACGCCGATCGAAAACAATTTAGATGAGTTATGGTCGATTTTTCAGATGATCATACCAGGATTATTTCCATCGAAAACATTATTTAGATCAATGAAACCAGAAGAAATCGCTAAAATGATCCAGCCATTTATTTTAAGACGAGATAAGAAAACGGTATTGGCGGATTTACCTGACAAGATTGAAAGTAATCTGTACAGCGTTCTTACAGAGGAACAAAAAACAGTTTATTTAGCCTATCTGAAACAAATGCAAGAAGATGTTAGTCAAATGGATCAAGATGCATTTAAGAAGAATCGTTTGAGTATCTTGGCTGGATTGACTCGGCTGCGTCAGATTTGCTGTGATCCTAGTCTATTTATTGATGATTATACAGGCGGCTCTGGAAAACTGGAGCAAGTCAAAGATTTGTTGGTAGCAGCTAAAGAAAATAATCGACGAGTATTGCTTTTTTCTCAATTTACTAGTATGCTATCGATCATCGAAAAAGAATTAAATGAATTAGAGCTATCCACTTTCTATTTAAGAGGGAGCACCAAACCTAAAGAACGGATGGCTATGGCAGATGCATTCAATGCTGGCGAAAAAGATGTCTTTTTAATTTCATTGAAAGCTGGTGGAACTGGTTTGAACTTAACTGGTGCTGATACTGTGATTCTTTATGATTTATGGTGGAATCCAGCGGTGGAAGAGCAAGCTGCAGGACGTGCACATAGGATCGGTCAAAAAAATGTTGTAGAAGTGTGGCGGATGATTGCAGAGGGAACTGTTGAAGAGAAGATGGATTCTTTACAGCAGGAAAAACGCGAATTATTCCAAAAAGTGATTCAAGGAAATGAAGAACAGTTAGCAAAAATGACTGAAGATGATATTCGAATGATTTTAAGTATTGGAGAATAA
- a CDS encoding HAD family hydrolase has translation MKTIVFDVDDTIYDQQQPFRNAINSVFPCVKAEDMHALYIRFRFHSDETFPKVMANEWTLEYMRFYRINESLKDLNYPNVSQEDGLTFQKTYEDELDNIVMHPEVKKVFDYLKEKNIPMGIITNGPTDHQFKKVKQLQLENWVPTDNIIISQSTGFQKPEREIFDLAAKEFGMDCERTLYVGDSFENDIAGAKNGGWKSLWFNHRLREMPADEEAHHIKEVTSFEDLFPTIQSLFS, from the coding sequence ATGAAAACCATTGTTTTTGATGTGGATGATACGATTTATGACCAGCAACAACCTTTTAGAAACGCGATCAATTCAGTCTTTCCTTGTGTGAAGGCTGAAGATATGCATGCATTATATATTCGTTTCCGTTTTCATAGTGATGAAACCTTTCCAAAGGTCATGGCTAATGAATGGACACTGGAATATATGCGCTTTTATCGGATCAATGAATCATTAAAAGATCTGAATTATCCAAATGTTTCACAAGAAGATGGATTGACTTTCCAAAAAACATATGAAGATGAACTAGATAATATTGTCATGCATCCAGAAGTAAAAAAAGTGTTTGATTACTTAAAAGAGAAAAATATTCCTATGGGGATTATTACAAATGGACCTACGGATCATCAATTCAAGAAGGTCAAACAACTTCAGTTAGAGAATTGGGTTCCAACTGATAACATCATTATTTCTCAAAGTACTGGATTTCAAAAGCCAGAAAGGGAAATCTTTGACCTTGCTGCTAAAGAGTTTGGCATGGACTGCGAACGTACCTTATATGTAGGTGATAGTTTTGAAAACGATATTGCCGGTGCTAAAAATGGTGGCTGGAAATCGCTCTGGTTTAATCATCGTTTAAGAGAAATGCCTGCTGATGAAGAAGCTCATCACATTAAAGAAGTTACTTCATTTGAGGATTTATTCCCTACGATCCAATCGCTATTTTCATAG